One window from the genome of Aeromonas sp. FDAARGOS 1405 encodes:
- a CDS encoding alpha/beta fold hydrolase, whose protein sequence is MTDATDPSPSSSWHLSDIRELAHLLTLVLPAAVEITEAVHQAVLSGMGLKGRDEGKTAGITGLVYKGVHGTANTLGSGINHLLSRLPATPPPHQIPETPKRAALIATLNGVLGDKLVEHHNALATPMTLRYQGKPLDWQAMPKDLPREGRVLLMIHGLCMNDLQWQTEHQGKPVNHGEQLANALGYQPLYLRYNSGLPIVQNGQQLALLLEQLLAHWPGELKEITIMGYSMGGLVARSACHHASQAGLTWPAHLANLIFLGTPHHGAPLEHVGHWLEQLLPATAYSEPFVRLARLRSAGIRDLRHGQVIDEVAIPDPAAPLRAPRIPLPLPGGVNCYAIAATTAAKRSLLADRLIGDGLVPLRSALGQHNEARHQLAFLPAHTLIVYRTSHMALLASPQVGQQLLRWLSPLQL, encoded by the coding sequence ATGACCGACGCCACAGACCCATCGCCATCCTCTTCTTGGCATCTTTCGGATATCCGCGAGCTGGCGCACCTGCTGACTCTGGTGCTGCCCGCCGCGGTAGAGATCACCGAAGCGGTACATCAGGCGGTACTGAGCGGTATGGGGCTCAAGGGACGGGATGAGGGAAAAACAGCCGGGATCACCGGGCTGGTCTACAAGGGGGTACACGGCACCGCCAACACCCTGGGCAGCGGTATCAACCATCTGCTCAGCCGCCTGCCAGCCACTCCGCCGCCCCACCAGATCCCCGAAACCCCGAAACGTGCAGCCCTGATCGCCACCCTCAACGGCGTATTGGGGGACAAGCTGGTCGAGCACCACAATGCCCTCGCCACCCCCATGACCCTGCGCTATCAGGGCAAGCCCCTCGATTGGCAGGCGATGCCAAAGGATCTACCCCGCGAGGGACGGGTGCTGCTGATGATCCATGGCCTCTGCATGAACGATCTGCAGTGGCAGACCGAGCATCAAGGCAAGCCGGTCAATCACGGGGAGCAACTTGCCAACGCGCTTGGCTATCAGCCTCTTTACCTGCGCTACAACTCGGGCCTGCCCATCGTACAAAACGGGCAGCAACTTGCCCTGTTGCTGGAGCAGTTGCTCGCCCACTGGCCGGGAGAGCTCAAAGAGATAACGATAATGGGCTACAGCATGGGCGGACTGGTTGCCCGCAGCGCCTGCCACCATGCCAGCCAGGCCGGGCTCACCTGGCCTGCGCACCTTGCCAACCTGATATTTCTCGGCACACCACACCACGGCGCGCCGCTCGAACATGTCGGTCACTGGCTGGAGCAGTTGCTGCCCGCCACCGCCTACAGCGAGCCCTTCGTCAGGCTGGCACGACTGCGCAGTGCAGGCATCAGGGATCTGCGCCACGGCCAGGTGATCGATGAGGTAGCCATACCCGATCCCGCCGCGCCCTTGCGCGCTCCCCGCATCCCACTCCCCTTGCCCGGTGGCGTCAACTGCTATGCCATTGCCGCGACCACTGCCGCCAAGCGCAGCCTGCTGGCCGACCGGCTGATTGGCGATGGACTGGTGCCGCTACGCAGCGCCCTCGGCCAGCACAACGAAGCACGCCATCAGCTTGCCTTCCTCCCCGCCCATACCCTGATTGTCTATCGCACCAGTCATATGGCCCTGCTCGCCAGCCCGCAGGTTGGCCAGCAACTACTGCGCTGGCTCAGCCCCTTGCAGCTATAG
- a CDS encoding Wadjet anti-phage system protein JetD domain-containing protein → MSLFDEMRVQDLCARLLDSQNGKGCSLESRHGRELKHLLQAVAGIKPVGRGAHYALTDAGRTYLTGQLARAAPPEPDKGEQLQRMGVSLPARLNQACFYALWQGDSKHPRSASLAAPLLAELSLTQDEVIRIRTLEPLSLVDLQGQQHDMTAMMALLGELALPERTLGMLAAIGWQGERVITVENKGAFVDYPLQPGQLLLFAPGRNTTLAKQLIPLLPAGVQWAHFGDLDQRGIDIAIELARELNRPAMLWLPCELQPYLDHYARPVRTFATDSGKVPWRVTKQADQVDSHGALAGVPWLDKLITDGTWLEQEVLILAPRWWSWSLEAMGNQV, encoded by the coding sequence ATGTCGCTGTTTGATGAGATGCGGGTACAGGATTTGTGTGCACGGTTGCTCGATAGCCAGAACGGAAAGGGCTGCTCCCTTGAGAGTCGGCATGGCCGCGAGTTGAAGCATCTGTTGCAGGCAGTGGCCGGGATCAAGCCGGTTGGCCGAGGTGCTCATTATGCGTTGACCGACGCGGGGCGGACTTATCTGACCGGACAACTGGCACGGGCTGCGCCCCCCGAACCGGACAAGGGGGAGCAGCTGCAACGAATGGGAGTGAGTTTGCCTGCACGGCTCAATCAGGCCTGCTTTTATGCCCTCTGGCAGGGGGACAGCAAGCATCCGCGGTCAGCATCCCTTGCCGCGCCACTGCTTGCGGAATTGTCGCTCACGCAGGATGAGGTGATCCGCATCCGTACCCTCGAACCGCTCTCACTGGTCGATCTGCAGGGTCAGCAGCACGATATGACTGCAATGATGGCGTTGTTGGGAGAGTTGGCGTTGCCGGAGCGGACTCTGGGCATGCTGGCTGCCATCGGTTGGCAAGGGGAGCGGGTCATTACGGTGGAGAACAAGGGGGCCTTTGTCGACTACCCGCTGCAACCCGGGCAACTGCTGCTTTTTGCCCCCGGTCGCAATACCACCCTGGCCAAACAGCTGATCCCGCTGCTGCCTGCGGGCGTGCAGTGGGCCCATTTTGGCGATCTCGATCAACGGGGTATCGATATTGCCATCGAGCTGGCGCGCGAGCTAAATCGACCGGCCATGCTCTGGCTTCCCTGTGAGCTGCAACCTTATCTGGATCACTATGCCCGTCCGGTACGCACCTTTGCGACGGACAGTGGCAAGGTGCCCTGGCGTGTGACTAAGCAGGCTGATCAGGTCGATAGTCATGGCGCGTTGGCAGGCGTTCCCTGGCTCGATAAACTGATCACAGACGGGACTTGGCTGGAGCAGGAGGTATTGATTCTGGCGCCTCGCTGGTGGAGCTGGTCATTGGAAGCGATGGGCAATCAGGTGTGA